The Candidatus Hydrogenisulfobacillus filiaventi sequence CGCCGGTTCCGCCGCCGGCTTCTGGCGTCCCGGCCCGGGCGGGCTGGGTCTGGTGGTGCACGGGCTCACCGGCCTCGCCCGCAGCGGCAACTGGATGCGCTCCCTGCCGGCGCTGCTGTTCACCGGGCTGGCATTGGCCCTCTGGCCGGGGCCCGGGCGGCCGGGGGGCTTCCTGCTCTGGCTGGTGATACCGGCCGCCGCGGCCGCCTTCGAGCTGGCCTGCTGGCTGGAAGCCGCCCGCCCCAACTAGGCCGGCCGGCAGCAAGGCAAGGCGGGCGGCCCCCGCCGGGACCGCCCGCTCCAGGGGCCGGCTGCCCGCCCCTTCAGGCCTGGACCAGGGCCGCCAGCTCCTCCTTTTCCAGGGTCTCCTTCTCCAGCAGGGCCATCGCCAGCCGGTTCAGCGCGCTGCGATGCTCGAGCAGGATGCTTTTGGCCCGCTCATACTGCTGGAAGACGATGCGCCGGATGGCCTTGTCGATGGCCGAGGCCACCTCCTCGCTGTAGTTGCGCTCCCGCATCAGGTCCCGACCCAGGAACACCTGCTCCTGGCGGGTGCCGTAGGTGAGGGGCCCCAGCTCGTCCGACATGCCGTATTCGGTGATCATCTGCCGCACCATGCGGGTGGACTTCTCGAGGTCATCCTGGGCGCCGGTCGAAATCTCCCCGAAGACAATCTGTTCCGCCGCGCGGCCCCCCAGCGCCATGGCCACCTTGTCCAGGATCTGGTCCTTGGTTACCAGGTAGCGGTCCTCGGTCGGGATCGGCATGGTATAGCCCATAGCCATGCCGCGGGGGATAATCGTAACCTTGTCGATGGGGTCGCCGTGCGGCACCATCATCCCCACCAGGGCATGGCCGGATTCGTGGAACGCTACCACCCGCTTCTCGCGGTCCGTGATCACCCGGCTCTTCTTTTGGGGACCGGCCATGACCCGTTCGGCCGCCTCCAGGAAATTCGCGGTGGTAATCATCTTCTGGCGGGCCCGCGCCGCCAGCAGGGCTGCCTCGTTGGTCAAGTTCTCCAGATCGGCGCCCGTAAAGCCGGGGGTCCGGCGGGCAATCAGCTCCAGGTCCACATCCGGGGCCAGGGGCTTATTGCGGGTATGCACCTTGAGGATGGCCAGACGGCCCTTGAGGTCAGGCCGGTTGACCACAATCTGGCGGTCGAAGCGCCCCGGCCGCAGCAGGGCGGGGTCGAGCACATCGGGCCGGTTGGTGGCCGCCATCACGATGATGCCCTCGTTGACCCCGAACCCGTCCATCTCGACCAGCAGCTGGTTCAGGGTCTGTTCCCGCTCGTCGTTGCCGCCGCCGTAGCCGGCGCCGCGCATGCGGCCCACCGCATCCAGCTCATCGATGAACACAATGCAGGGGGCGTTCTTCTTGGCCTGCTCGAACAGGTCCCGCACCCGCGAAGCGCCCACCCCCACAAACATCTCCACAAAGCTGGACCCGACCTCGCTGAAGAAGGGCACCCCGGCCTCCCCTGCCACCGCCTTGGCCAGCAGGGTCTTGCCGGTCCCGGGGGGGCCGAACAGGATGACCCCCTTGGGGATGCGGGCGCCCAGCTCAAGGTAGCGCTTGGGATTCTTGAGGAAGTCGACGATCTCCTCCAGCTCCTGCTTCTCTTCATCGAGACCGGCCACGTCGTTAAAGGTCACCCGGCGCTGCGGGTCCAGCTGCACCCGCGCCTGCGACTTGCCGAACGCCAGCATGCGGTTGCCGCCCTGGCCCTGCCGGAAGAGGAGGTAGAACAGGCCGATGATGAGCAACGCCGGGAGGAAGTTGCTGATCACACTCAGCCAGACCGAAGGCGTCGGGGGCCGGGTGGCCGAGACGCTCACCCCGTCCGCGTCCAGCAGGGTCGCCAGCTGGGCGCTGCCGCCCTCCGGATAGACGGTGGCAAACCGCTTTCCCTGAGTGGTGGTCCAGGTCACGGTGTGGGTGGAGGAGTCCAGCAACGCCGTGCGGACCTGCCGGGCCTGGGCGGCGGCGAGGAGGGTGCTGTAGGGCTGTTGGGCGACCGACCGTTGGGGCGTTCTTAAAAACTGCATCAAAAGGGAAATAAACAGCACCACAAAGACAATGGTGATCACCCCGCGTAGCCAGCGGTTCTGCATCGGCGGACTCCTTTCTGCCCCTGCACCTGGTCACGATTTGAGTGTACCGTATTCGGCCCCAGGGACAAAACCACTCCCGTGCCGGGCTCCTTTCCACGGGATACGCCGGCACCGGCCCGCCGGATGCATGCCCGGGTGCCGCCGCTTAATAGCTGGACGCTTAATAGCTGGAATAGATGCGGTAGAGCGCCAGGACGTTGGCCACGTACTGCTGCGTCTGCGGATAGGGGGGAATCTGATCCCCGTAGGCCTCCACCGCCCCCGGGCCCGCGTTGTAGGCGGCCAGCGCCAGGGCCAGATTGCCGTGGAACAGCTGCAGCATGTCATGGAGATACGTACAGCCGCCGACCACATTCTGATAGGGGTCATAGGGGTTCACCCCGATCTGGGCGGCGGTGGCCGGTTCCAGCTGCATCAGCCCGATGGCCCCGGCGGAGCTGACCGCCGACTGGTTGCCGCCCGATTCCTGGGTGATAACTGCGATCACCAGGGCCGGGGAGAGGCCGAAGCGGGCGGCAATGGGGGCCACCAGCGGATACAGCTTGTCATACAGCTGACGGCGGCTGATACCGCCCGCGTTGAACTGGCCCAGGATCTGCTCAATCTGAGCGGTCACGGCCGCAATCTGGGCCCGCAGGGCGCTCATGGCCGCCAGCATCGAGGCCTCCTGCTGCCGCAGCTGGTCCATCAGCTGCTGGCGCTGGGAAATGCCGGCGGACAGGCTCAAGGCCTGGGCCTGCTCCTGGGCCTTGAGGGCGGCGGCGGCAGCCGCCTGGCGGGCCAGCAGGCTTTGCGCTGCGGCCAGGGCGGCCCGCCGCCTGGCCAACAGGCTCAGGTCGTCGGCCAGGACCGTCTTCTCATAGGTCTCCTGCTGCTCCTCCACCCGGATGGTGGCCACCTCGTCGGCCGCCTGGCCGGCCACCTGACCCAGCAGGTACATCCGGCTGACAAACTGTTGAAAGGTCCGGGCACCCACCAGTACATCGAGGTAACCCACGGAGCCGTGCTCCTCAATCAGCCGCAGCTGGCCAGTCAGCAGGCCCTTCTCATAGGCCAGCTGCTTTTCGGTGGCCGCCAGCTTGGCCTGCATGACGGTGTACTGGGTGAGGGTCGCTTGGTAGGCGGCCTGCGTGCGGTCGTACAGGGCCCGGGTACGGGCCATCTGCGCCTCCACTGCCGCCAGCTGCTGGGCCGTGGAGGCCATCCGGGCCTGGGTAGCGTTCAACTGCCGGCTCAAGTCCTGGATCTGGCCCATCAGCTGGGCGGCGGTGGCCTGCGCCTGATTGTAGGCGGCCCGTTCGGCGTGGATCTGCTGCTCCAGGGCCTGCTGCTGCGCCTCCAGGCTGCTGAGGGAGGCTGCCCGCGCCGGCCCGCCCCGGCCGAACCACGGCACCGCCAGCCCCGTCCCCAGGATCAGTCCCAGTGTCACCGCCCGCATCCGCCGACGCATCCTGTAACCCCCTGCCGGCCGGGCTGGGCGCTCCCGGCCTTCATTCTGAAGCGGTAGATTCGCGCCCGGAGTCAAAAATCCTGCCGCCGGCCCCGGCCGGGTCCGATGGCATATCCCGGCAGCCAGCCGCATGGGATGAAGGGGAACACAGCCAATGCGGGGAGGGAAGGGCAATGCCGCTCGGGGAGTGGTGGCGGCGGTACCGTCCGGTCCACCTGTCCTGGCACCCGCGGCGCTGGGGCGCGCCGCGGGTGCACCGCTGGGGAGGCCGGGCCGGGCCCGCCTCCGGCCCCTGGCCGGTAGCCATCAACGGGGCCGCCGCCACCCTGATCTTCCGGGCCGTCCTCGCCACCGCCGCCTGGGCCGGGGCCCCACCCCTGAATCCCGAACTCTGGCTGGGGACCTTTTTCACAGCCGACCTCCCGGCGGCGGCCGTGGTGGGAACGGTGGTGATGCTGGCAGCCGGGGCGGGGACGGCCGCCCTTTACCATGCCCTGCGCCCGTATCTGCCGGAGGCGCCGCTGGCAGCCGGGATGCGGTTCGGACTGGGCCTGTGGCTGGTAACGGGTCTCATTGGGTTCCCGGTTTTTGCCTGGCTCAGTCCGATGGTCAACAACGGCCTCCTCCTCGACCCTGGAGCCTTCGGTCTGGGGTTCGGCGTGCTCGACGCCGTCATCCTGCTGCTGGCCTACCTGGTGCTGGGAACGGCCCTGGCGCTGGGGCAGGCCCTATGGATGGGGGCCGGACGCTAGGCCGGGCGGTTGCCCGTACCGGAAGCGGGTGCCGGGCCGGGGGAGCCCTGGTTGAGGGCGGTCAGCCACGCGTTGGCCAGCGCCGGCACCTCCCCGCTGGTGCCTTCCAGCCACACCCGGGTGCCATGCCAGGTAAAACCGATATAAGCCTGCCCGGTCGCCAGGGTGGCGGTGTCGGCGGGGAGGCCGGCGATGGTGATGGGGGTGGCCCCGCTGCCGGCGGGGTCGGCCGGACCGGTGGCGGCGGCGAATTCCGTGACCAGCAGGGGACGCCCATCGGGGCCGGCATAGGCCAGCATCAGCACCGGCGGGCTGCCGCCACTGGTAATGATGGTATTCAGGGTCAGCCCCGACCCGGCTGGCGGCACCACCACCCCTTGCGTCACCCGTACAAAGCTGCCGTCCGGGGCCTGGGCCTCCACCGCCGGCTGGACCCCGGCCGGCGGGGTGAATTCGAAGGTGCCGGCCGGCAGGCCGGACCCGGCGCTAAAGCTCTCCACCCGTTCATGGAGGGTCTCCGGCGTCCGGCTCCCGGCCGGGGTCCAGGTGGCGCTCCAGGCCAAGGGCCGCCCGCTGCCGGGATCAAAGACCAGGGAGGCGATGCCTGGCCCGCCCGGGAGTGCGGCCTGGCAACGCAACGTGACGGTATGGCCGGCGAAGGCCGCCGAAAGGGGGCGGGCCCCGTTCAGGAACGGCACCAGCCCGGTGCCCACCAGCCAACGGGGATCCCCTTCGGTAGACCCCGCCGGCTCCACCGTATAGTGGCCAGCTCCGGCGGTATAGCGCACCACCTGATGGTCATCCGCCACCAGCAGATGCGTGCGGCCGTGCGGGCCGGTCCATTGGGCTCGGATAGCGCCGCCGCCGGCTGTATCGAGCCGTACCACCATCGTCCCCGGCTCGGGACCGCCCGTGGCCGTTTCCTCCACCACCGCCTGGGTGGCTCCCCAGCGCTGCATAATCCGGAGCAGGCGGGCTTTGACCGCGGCCGGCGACGCGGTCCGGGAGATGGTCACCGGGCGGCTGCCGCACCCGCCGGCCGCGAGCAGGCCCGCCAGCAGTACCGGCACCGCCGCCCTACCGCTCCAGCCGTGCACCCTCTCGCCTCCCCCTCCGGATTCCGCCTGCATTCTACTACATCCCTGCCGCCCGGTCCCGAGCAGCACCTGAACCCGGGTACCGGCGCCGGCGACCGCCCTTGCCGCGCCAGCGGTCGTTGTGATAAGCTTTTACCGATATTGGACTAACCTCTTATCAAGAGCGGCGGAGGGAACGGCCCGATGAAGCCCGGCAACCGGGGCGCTTCGCCCGGCAGGTGCCAACTCCGGAAGGACAGCCGTCCTTCGAGATGAGAGGGTGAGAGTCGGCGTGATGGCGCAGCGAGACGACCTCCCCTCGGGGGGTATTTTTTGTGGCCCTGACCCGGCTCCCCCTTCGCCATCCGCCCGCCGCAGGCCGGCGCGCGGATTTGCAGCCAGGACGCCGTCCGCCGCGGGGCGGGACGGGACTTCAATCGGGGAGGCTAACTGAGTGAAGACCTGCGTCATCGGCTCCTATCCCAAAATTCCGGCCCAGGAGGGCCAGCCCAGCGTCCGCGCTGCCCTGCACCGGTTCGAGCGCCGGCAGATCGGGCCGCGGCAGCTGGAGGATACCTTCCGGGCGGTGACCGGCCGCACCCTGGAACTTTTCACCCGCGAGGGGTTGGACCTCATCACCGACGGGCAGATCCGGTGGAACGACCTACTGGACCCCGTCGCCCGCGACATCGATAACCTCGACGCCGCCGGCCTGGAGCGGTACTTCGACAACAACTTCTACTACCGGCAGCCCGTCATCACCGGCCGGCTGAGCTGGGCGGGGGGAACGCTGGCGGAATGGACCCGGCTGGCGTTAGACCAGGCCGAGCGCCCGCTCAAGGTGGCTCTGCCCGGCCCGTTCACCGTGCTGTTGCTATCGCGTAACACCAGTTACGCCGACGAGCAGGACCTCCTGAACGACCTGATTGAGGTCCTGCGCCTGGAGGCGGAATCAGTGGCCGCGCTGGGCGTAGCCGAGATCCAGTGGGACGAGCCTGCCCTGGTCCAGCCGCCCCGCACCAGCAGCCTGTTGACGCCGGACACCGTCACCCGCGCCTTGACCGCCCTGTGTGCCGATGCCGCCTACCCCCAAGGCCTGGCGCTCTACTACGGGGACAGCGAGCCCCTGTGGGACCTCCTGAGCCGCGTTCCGGTACAGCGGGTGTACCTGGATCTGGTCTCCGCCCCCCGCATGCGCGAACGCCTGAGCCGGGAAACCTTCCTAAGCCCGGACCAGGAGGTGGGACTGGGGCTGGTTGATGCCCGCTCCGCGCGCCTGGAGACGCCGGGCGACGTTGCCTGGGCCGGGCCCATCCTGACCCGCCAGGGGACCGACCGGGTCTGGATCCACCCCAACTCCGGTCTGGAGCTCCTGCCGCCGGATCGCGCGGCCGCCAAGGTGGGTCTGCTGCGTCCGCTGGCCGCCGCCCTCGGCTCCGCTGTCCGTTGACCGACCATCCTCCCCGGGAAGAAAGTGAGGAGACCGTGAGCAACCAGTCACACCACCCCCTGCTCCTGACCACCACTGTGGGCAGCTTTCCCAAGCCGCCCGAGCTGCTGGCGGCGCGCGCCCGGTTCCGCCGCGGGGAGATCGATGCCGGGGCCCTGGCAGCGGCCGAACGGGCAGCCACCGAAAAGGTCATCCGCCTGCAGGAGGAGCTGGGTCTGGACATCCTGGTGCATGGCGAGATGGAGCGCGGCGACATGGTCGCCTACTTCGCCGAGCACTGGCGCGGGTTTGAGGAATCGCTGCCCGTCCGCTCCTACGGCAACCGCTATTACCGCAAGCCGATCGTCACCGGCCGCGTGGAGCGGGGTCCCGAGGCGCTGGGGGAAAAGGCGTACCGGGAGGCCCAGGCCCTGACCGCCAAGCCGGTGAAGGGGATGCTGACCGGACCCTACACCATCATGGACTGGTCCTTCAACGTCCACTACCCCGACCGCCGCTCGCTGGTCCTGGACCTGGCCCAACTGGTGCATGAGGAGGTTCTGGCGCTTGACCGGGCCGGGGCGGAATATATCCAGATTGACGAACCGGCCCTCTCTACCCGTCCCGACGAGGTGGACCTGGCCATCGAGGCCATGGCCATCGTCACCCAGGGGGTCAAGGCCAAGACCGTGAGCCACATCTGTTACGGCAACTATGACCGCCTGTACCCGGCGGTGCTAGATCTGCCCGTAGACCAGCTGGATCTGGAAGCGGCCAACCGCGACTATGAGCTGCTGGATGTCATCGCCCGCCACCGCAAGGATCACCCCTGGCCCAAGGGCAAGGAGCTGGCGTTGGGCGTGCTGGACGTCCACCGCCATCAGGTGGAGTCGCGGGACCAGGTGGAGGCCGGCATCCGGCGGGCACTGGAACTGGTCGGGCCCGATCAGCTGCTCGTCGACCCCGACTGCGGGCTGAAGACCCGGACCTGGGAGGAAGCCGAAGCCAAACTGCGGGTGATGATGGAGGCCGTACACGCCGTACGCCGGGAGCTGGGCGTGGAATAAGCATCCGGCGCAGGGGGCCGGGGGAGGACGTCATGGAACCACAGGCGACCGAGCTGGAAGCATTGCTAGCCGATCCCCGCCGCACCCTTATCGGGGACGGGGCCCTCGGCACCTGGCTGGCGGCCGCCGGCGTGGCCCCCGAGGACCAGCCCTGGCTGGTGCTGCGGGATCCGGACCGCATCCTGGACCTGCATCTGGCCTATCTCCAGGCCGGGGCCCGGCTGCTGGAAACCGCCACCTTCCTGGCCAACCGCGTCAAGCTGGCGGCTTTGGGCCGGGAGGACATCGACGTCTACACCGTCAACCGCAGGGCCGCCCAGCTGGCCCGGCACGCGCGGGACACGTTCGGGGAGCCTGCCTGGGTGCTAGGCTCGTTAGGCCCCCTGGGGCCTCGCGTGGTCCTGCCGGGAGAGGAGGCGGGCCCGGCCGACCTGCCCTACGAGACGGCCTATGCGGCGTACCGGGAGGCGGTTTCCGGGCTGGTGGCGGGAGGCGTGGACGGCTTTATCGTGGAGACCCTCTCCGACCTCGGCACCGCCCGCGCGGCGGTGGCCGCCATCCGTGCTGAAAGCGCCCTGCCGGTGGTGGTGACCTTTGCCTTCTCCCTGGAAGGCACCACCCTTTATGGGCTGACCCCGGAAGCCGCGGCCGAAGGGGTGCTGGACCTGCCCGGCGGCCCGCCGGCCGTGGTCGGGGCCAACTGCGGTACCGGCCCCAGCCCCTTGTTGGATGCCGTCTTGCGCATGGCCCCCATCCTGCGCGGGCACGGCATCCGCTTGGCCGCCATCCCTAACGCCGGCCAGCCCCATCTGCACGGCCAGGCCCTGGAGTACCCCGCCAGCCCGGATTACATGGCCACCCTGGTACCGGCGTTGAAGGCGGCCGGCTGCGCGGTCATCGGCGGCTGCTGCGGCACCACCCCGGCCCACATCGCCGCCATGGCTGCTGCCGACCGCCGGGAAGCGGAACCGGTCAGCGGCCGGCTGGAGCTGGCGGGCGGAGAGGAGCGGCCCGCGGACGGCGGCGGCCCCCAGCCGTCCCCGCTTGAAAGCCGCCTCCAGGCCGGCCGTTTTGTTATCAGTGTGGAGCTGGACCCGCCGCGGGGGGCCAACCCCGCCCGCCTGCTGGCCGCTGCGCGCACCCTGGCGGCGGCGGGGGTGGACGCCGTCAACGTGGCCGACTCCCCCATGGCCCGGGTGCGGATGAGCGCCATGGCCACCGGCCGACTGATACGGGAGGCGGCGGGGCTGGACATCATCCTGCATTTCACCACCCGCGACCGCAACCTGATGGGTCTGGAGAGCGACCTGCTGGGGGCTTATGCCCTGGGGATGCAGAACATCCTCTGCCTGACCGGTGACCCGCCCGCCTTGGGGGACTACGCCGCCTCCACCGCCGTGTATGACCTCGACTCGGTCGGCCTGGTGCAGGTGTTGCAGCGGTTCAAGGCAGGCGAGGACAGTTTCGGCCATAGCATCGGGCAGCCGCTACGCTTCCTGGCCGGGGTCGGGGCCAATCCCAACCACCCCGACCTTAAGGAGGAGGCGGTCCGGGTCCGGCGCAAGCTGGAGGCCGGGGCCGATTTCATCATGACTCAGCCCCTGTATGATGCCGGCCGCTACCTGGCCTGGCTTGACGCGGTCGGGCCTCTGCCGGTGCCGGTGCTGGTGGGGGTGATGCCGCTGGTCTCCTACCGGCAGGCGGAATACCTGCACCACGAAGTACCGGGCATCGACATCCCGGAGGCCGTGCGGGAGGCCATGCGCCAGGCCGGCCAGGACGGGGCGCGGGTGGGCATGGAATTGGCCCTCGCCTTTCTGGAGGCCCTGCCCGGCAACTTGGCCGGCATTTACCTGGTCCCTTCCTTCAATAAGGTGGAACCCCTGCTCCCCCTCATCGAAGCCGCCCGGCGGCGCTATTCCCGCGCCGGGTGATCCCCGGCCCGGCCCGGGGCCGGGCCGGGATTTTTTTGGTAGAGTAGGATAGGCTAAGGGGGAGTCCGGGACAGCGCCCCTCCCCGTTTGGCATAAAATCGGGAAACACGTCCGCGAATCGGAAACCGGAGTAGGGGGATCTTTGTGGACCGATCCAACGAGCGCGTAGCCATCTTTGTCGACGGGGCCAACATGTTTTATGCCCAGCGCCTGCTCGGGTGGCACCTGGACTTTGCCCGCGTCATCGAGTACTTCACCCGGGGGCGGGAAATGTACAACGCGTTCTACTACACCGGGGTGCAGGTTCCCCCCGACAACAGTCAGCGCGACTTCCTGACCGCGCTGCGCCATCTCGGGTTCACCATCCGGGAGAAGTCGATCAAGGAGACGGTGGACCAGAACACCAATGCCGTCATCCGGCGCGCCAATCTTGACATTGAAATCGTCATCGATATGTTCAACACCGCGGGCCGTTATGATATCGCCGTGCTCATGAGCGGGGACGGGGACTTCGAGCGGGCGGTGGAGCTCATCCGTTCCAAGGGCAAGGAGATCGTGGGGGTCGGCACCCGCGGGATGATTTCCGCCGAGCTGGAGAATGCCTGCGACCGCTACGTCAAGCTGGAGGACATCCGCCACGAGGTCGAAAAGATCCGCTAGACACCGCCGGGTCCGGAAGCGCAGCCTGCGGCTGCCGGCCCTGGCGGCCGCCTTGGCGCTGGTCGGGGAGCTAGGGCTCCGTCCGCATGCCGCCCCTGCGCCCGGGCGCCGGCCGGTACCGCAGCCGGTCGCGGTGCAGGACCCGTATGCCCGGGTGGCGGATCCGGCCTATTACCGGGTGACCAAGACCGTCACCCTCACCAACACCGGGCAGGGCACCGCTTACGGGGTCGAGGCGCGGATCAAGCTGCTGCCGCCGCCTACCCCCTATGCCCGCCTGGTGCTGACCGGCGCCTCCCGCGCCCCGCAGGCGGTGGTGCGCGACCGGGAAGGCAATGAAGTGGCCATATATCAGGCGGGCAGGCTGGGCCCTGGCCGATCCTTCACGGTCGTGCTGCACTACCAGGCCGAGAGCGCCGAGGTTTTCTACCATCTGCCGGTCGCCCTGCCGGCCTACACCACCACGGCCGCCGTGTACCGGACCTTCACCGCTCCCGCCCTGGAGGCTGCGGCCGGGGTCAACACCGGCGCCCCGGCCATTGCCGCCCTGGACCGGGCGCTCACAGCCGGCGTGGACGACCCCGCCCGGCGGGCCTGGCTGCTGTTTCACTGGATTACCGAACACATCGCCTACAACTATCATCTGGTGCCCGCCGGGGGGGCCCTGGCCGTGCTGCGCACCCGCAGCGGCATCTGCAGCGACTTTGCCGATCTTTATACCGCCATGCTGCGCACCGATGGCATTCCCGCCCGTCTGGTCAGCGGCTACGTGACCAGCAACGGTGACGGGGAAGGCGGTTTCCATCAATGGGTGGAGTTCTATCTGCCCAGGGTAGGCTGGGTGGCCAGTGATCCCACCTGGGGAGCCTACGGGTATTTTGCGGCCCTCAACGACAACTGGCACATTCCCCTT is a genomic window containing:
- the metE gene encoding Methionine synthase is translated as MSNQSHHPLLLTTTVGSFPKPPELLAARARFRRGEIDAGALAAAERAATEKVIRLQEELGLDILVHGEMERGDMVAYFAEHWRGFEESLPVRSYGNRYYRKPIVTGRVERGPEALGEKAYREAQALTAKPVKGMLTGPYTIMDWSFNVHYPDRRSLVLDLAQLVHEEVLALDRAGAEYIQIDEPALSTRPDEVDLAIEAMAIVTQGVKAKTVSHICYGNYDRLYPAVLDLPVDQLDLEAANRDYELLDVIARHRKDHPWPKGKELALGVLDVHRHQVESRDQVEAGIRRALELVGPDQLLVDPDCGLKTRTWEEAEAKLRVMMEAVHAVRRELGVE
- a CDS encoding NYN domain-containing protein, which produces MDRSNERVAIFVDGANMFYAQRLLGWHLDFARVIEYFTRGREMYNAFYYTGVQVPPDNSQRDFLTALRHLGFTIREKSIKETVDQNTNAVIRRANLDIEIVIDMFNTAGRYDIAVLMSGDGDFERAVELIRSKGKEIVGVGTRGMISAELENACDRYVKLEDIRHEVEKIR
- a CDS encoding TGc domain-containing protein, whose amino-acid sequence is MALVGELGLRPHAAPAPGRRPVPQPVAVQDPYARVADPAYYRVTKTVTLTNTGQGTAYGVEARIKLLPPPTPYARLVLTGASRAPQAVVRDREGNEVAIYQAGRLGPGRSFTVVLHYQAESAEVFYHLPVALPAYTTTAAVYRTFTAPALEAAAGVNTGAPAIAALDRALTAGVDDPARRAWLLFHWITEHIAYNYHLVPAGGALAVLRTRSGICSDFADLYTAMLRTDGIPARLVSGYVTSNGDGEGGFHQWVEFYLPRVGWVASDPTWGAYGYFAALNDNWHIPLYDGVGADVAVHWHYAAGPRPYVAIRYHYHFAAEPRPARTVATHPLYTRPLPAGARQALPGWLARLWAAVQHWWARLTTALVHLLAGTS
- a CDS encoding Lytic transglycosylase, coding for MRRRMRAVTLGLILGTGLAVPWFGRGGPARAASLSSLEAQQQALEQQIHAERAAYNQAQATAAQLMGQIQDLSRQLNATQARMASTAQQLAAVEAQMARTRALYDRTQAAYQATLTQYTVMQAKLAATEKQLAYEKGLLTGQLRLIEEHGSVGYLDVLVGARTFQQFVSRMYLLGQVAGQAADEVATIRVEEQQETYEKTVLADDLSLLARRRAALAAAQSLLARQAAAAAALKAQEQAQALSLSAGISQRQQLMDQLRQQEASMLAAMSALRAQIAAVTAQIEQILGQFNAGGISRRQLYDKLYPLVAPIAARFGLSPALVIAVITQESGGNQSAVSSAGAIGLMQLEPATAAQIGVNPYDPYQNVVGGCTYLHDMLQLFHGNLALALAAYNAGPGAVEAYGDQIPPYPQTQQYVANVLALYRIYSSY
- a CDS encoding 5-methyltetrahydropteroyltriglutamate--homocysteine methyltransferase, which produces MKTCVIGSYPKIPAQEGQPSVRAALHRFERRQIGPRQLEDTFRAVTGRTLELFTREGLDLITDGQIRWNDLLDPVARDIDNLDAAGLERYFDNNFYYRQPVITGRLSWAGGTLAEWTRLALDQAERPLKVALPGPFTVLLLSRNTSYADEQDLLNDLIEVLRLEAESVAALGVAEIQWDEPALVQPPRTSSLLTPDTVTRALTALCADAAYPQGLALYYGDSEPLWDLLSRVPVQRVYLDLVSAPRMRERLSRETFLSPDQEVGLGLVDARSARLETPGDVAWAGPILTRQGTDRVWIHPNSGLELLPPDRAAAKVGLLRPLAAALGSAVR
- the ftsH gene encoding ATP-dependent cytoplasmic membrane protease (Evidence 2a : Function from experimental evidences in other organisms; PubMedId : 9076729, 9084181, 9287010, 9352926, 10851010, 10913836, 12533473, 24001521, 22720735; Product type e : enzyme), producing the protein MQNRWLRGVITIVFVVLFISLLMQFLRTPQRSVAQQPYSTLLAAAQARQVRTALLDSSTHTVTWTTTQGKRFATVYPEGGSAQLATLLDADGVSVSATRPPTPSVWLSVISNFLPALLIIGLFYLLFRQGQGGNRMLAFGKSQARVQLDPQRRVTFNDVAGLDEEKQELEEIVDFLKNPKRYLELGARIPKGVILFGPPGTGKTLLAKAVAGEAGVPFFSEVGSSFVEMFVGVGASRVRDLFEQAKKNAPCIVFIDELDAVGRMRGAGYGGGNDEREQTLNQLLVEMDGFGVNEGIIVMAATNRPDVLDPALLRPGRFDRQIVVNRPDLKGRLAILKVHTRNKPLAPDVDLELIARRTPGFTGADLENLTNEAALLAARARQKMITTANFLEAAERVMAGPQKKSRVITDREKRVVAFHESGHALVGMMVPHGDPIDKVTIIPRGMAMGYTMPIPTEDRYLVTKDQILDKVAMALGGRAAEQIVFGEISTGAQDDLEKSTRMVRQMITEYGMSDELGPLTYGTRQEQVFLGRDLMRERNYSEEVASAIDKAIRRIVFQQYERAKSILLEHRSALNRLAMALLEKETLEKEELAALVQA
- a CDS encoding 5,10-methylenetetrahydrofolate reductase / Homolog of homocysteine-binding domain, coding for MEPQATELEALLADPRRTLIGDGALGTWLAAAGVAPEDQPWLVLRDPDRILDLHLAYLQAGARLLETATFLANRVKLAALGREDIDVYTVNRRAAQLARHARDTFGEPAWVLGSLGPLGPRVVLPGEEAGPADLPYETAYAAYREAVSGLVAGGVDGFIVETLSDLGTARAAVAAIRAESALPVVVTFAFSLEGTTLYGLTPEAAAEGVLDLPGGPPAVVGANCGTGPSPLLDAVLRMAPILRGHGIRLAAIPNAGQPHLHGQALEYPASPDYMATLVPALKAAGCAVIGGCCGTTPAHIAAMAAADRREAEPVSGRLELAGGEERPADGGGPQPSPLESRLQAGRFVISVELDPPRGANPARLLAAARTLAAAGVDAVNVADSPMARVRMSAMATGRLIREAAGLDIILHFTTRDRNLMGLESDLLGAYALGMQNILCLTGDPPALGDYAASTAVYDLDSVGLVQVLQRFKAGEDSFGHSIGQPLRFLAGVGANPNHPDLKEEAVRVRRKLEAGADFIMTQPLYDAGRYLAWLDAVGPLPVPVLVGVMPLVSYRQAEYLHHEVPGIDIPEAVREAMRQAGQDGARVGMELALAFLEALPGNLAGIYLVPSFNKVEPLLPLIEAARRRYSRAG
- a CDS encoding membrane protein of unknown function (Evidence 5 : Unknown function), translated to MPLGEWWRRYRPVHLSWHPRRWGAPRVHRWGGRAGPASGPWPVAINGAAATLIFRAVLATAAWAGAPPLNPELWLGTFFTADLPAAAVVGTVVMLAAGAGTAALYHALRPYLPEAPLAAGMRFGLGLWLVTGLIGFPVFAWLSPMVNNGLLLDPGAFGLGFGVLDAVILLLAYLVLGTALALGQALWMGAGR
- a CDS encoding protein of unknown function (Evidence 5 : Unknown function); protein product: MHGWSGRAAVPVLLAGLLAAGGCGSRPVTISRTASPAAVKARLLRIMQRWGATQAVVEETATGGPEPGTMVVRLDTAGGGAIRAQWTGPHGRTHLLVADDHQVVRYTAGAGHYTVEPAGSTEGDPRWLVGTGLVPFLNGARPLSAAFAGHTVTLRCQAALPGGPGIASLVFDPGSGRPLAWSATWTPAGSRTPETLHERVESFSAGSGLPAGTFEFTPPAGVQPAVEAQAPDGSFVRVTQGVVVPPAGSGLTLNTIITSGGSPPVLMLAYAGPDGRPLLVTEFAAATGPADPAGSGATPITIAGLPADTATLATGQAYIGFTWHGTRVWLEGTSGEVPALANAWLTALNQGSPGPAPASGTGNRPA